In a genomic window of Cryptococcus deuterogattii R265 chromosome 12, complete sequence:
- a CDS encoding cytoplasmic protein, with protein MARTVRVALLLCDTPNDDVVRESGNYHAIYSRWLTDSLATYPDSAIAHGTHLVVDPYDVVNKKEYPPLERLQYGAPDAYDCVMLTGSKHTAYDTANPFIPPLIQFVRSLASSPTYQHLKLIGICFGHQIISIALGGECVQGENGWEIGVYGCHLTDEGRYWWTGDVKGQGGAHKVYLEQMHKDHVPSLPPGCTLLLSTPRYPIHSFFRPHPQSTPSHPLAQILTIQGHPEFTPSIVNHVVNARDASGVFDEATTKEARRRAGGKHGTGGEGFGRIGWAVWRVLLQDLPPA; from the exons ATGGCACGCACAGTCAGAGTagccctcctcctctgcgACACTCCA AACGACGATGTAGTCAGAGAGTCTGGCAACT ACCACGCCATATACTCCAGATGGCTCACAGACTCTCTCGCCACATACCCCGACAGCGCCATCGCCCACGGCACCCACCTCGTCGTCGACCCCTACGACGTCGTCAACAAGAAAGAGTACCCACCGCTCGAGCGACTGCAGTACGGTGCACCCGACGCATACGACTGTGTCATGCTCACCGGGTCTA AACACACCGCGTACGATACCGCCAACCCCTTTATCCCCCCGCTCATCCAATTCGTCCGCTCCCtcgcctcctctcccacGTACCAACACCTCAAACTCATCGGCATCTGTTTCGGCCAccaaatcatctccatcgctTTGGGCGGAGAATGTGTCCAGGGAGAGAACGGGTGGGAGATTGGCGTTTACGGCTGTCACTTGACAGACGAAGGGAGGTATTGGTGGACAGGCGACGTCAAGGGCCAAGGCGGTGCGCATAAAGTCTACCTCGAGCAAATG CACAAAGACCACGTCCCGTCCCTTCCACCGGGCTgcactctcctcctctccaccccGCGCTACCCCATCCACTCATTCTTCAGACCCCACCCTCAGTCCACCCCTTCCCACCCACTCGCCCAGATCCTCACTATCCAGGGCCATCCCGAATTCACACCCTCCATCGTCAACCATGTCGTCAACGCCCGCGACGCATCCGGCGTATTCGACGAGGCCACCACTAAAGAGGCCAGGCGAAGAGCTGGCGGGAAGCATGGGACAGGTGGTGAAGGGTTTGGAAGGATCGGTTGGGCCGTCTGGCGAGTGCTCTTGCAAGATCTTCCACCGGCCTAG